Proteins from one Esox lucius isolate fEsoLuc1 chromosome 19, fEsoLuc1.pri, whole genome shotgun sequence genomic window:
- the LOC114828674 gene encoding tripartite motif-containing protein 16-like isoform X2, which translates to MDQQEVLLDQDQLCCSVCLDLLKEPVTIPCGHSYCLSCIEGYWDQDDLKGVYSCPQCRQTFTPRPILRKNNMLAEVVEKLKTGLQTASPVLCCAGPGDVVCDFCTGTRKQKALMSCLVCLASYCESHLQPHYESSAFKKHKLIKATTQLQEKICSHHDKLLEVFCRTDQQCICLLCSLGEHKGHDTVSATAERTEKQRQLGISQQKVHQRVQEREKEVKEVQQAMESLKLSAKTAVEDSEKIFTELIRSIERRRSEVKELIRAQEKTQMCQAEGLLEKLKQDIADLRKRSTELEQLKHTEDPIHFLQSYQSLSSTSVSSDLPSITVRPLQHFGDVSRTVSDLREKLEDLLKGECTKISTTVNRVDVLLPPEPKTREQFIQYSCQLTLVLNTVHRKLSLSKRNRKVTVTNKVQPYFDHPDRFTNSRMVLCREGLTGRCYWEMEYSGYQVYISVSYKDISRTDDTFGSNDNSWNLTCYNGGYSFIHNNVKTKVSGPQSSRIGVYLDYKAGTLSFYSVSDTMTLLHRVQTTFTQPLYPGIGLFWFGTAELCDL; encoded by the exons ATGGATCAGCAGGAAGTTCTGCTGGACCAAGACcagttgtgttgttctgtctgtctggatctaCTGAAGGAACCAGTCACCATCCCCTGTGGACACAGTTACTGTCTGAGCTGTATTGAGGGCTACTGGGATCAGGATGATCTGAAAGGGGTCTATAGCTGTCCCCAGTGCAGACAGACCTTCACTCCAAGGCCAATTCTGAGGAAAAATAACATGTTGGCTGAAGTGGTGGAGAAACTGAAGACAGGACTCCAGACTGCTTCTCCTGTTCTGTGCTGTGCTGGACCTGGAGACGTGGTGTGTGATTTCTGTACTGGGACCAGAAAACAGAAAGCCCTCatgtcctgtctggtgtgtctggcTTCTTATTGTGAGAGTCACCTCCAACCTCACTACGAATCTTCTGCCTTTAAGAAACACAAGCTGATCAAAGCCACCACACAACTACAGGAGAAGATCTGCTCTCATCATGACAAACTGCTGGAGGTTTTCTGTCGTACTGATCAGCAGTGTATCTGTCTGCTGTGTTCGTTGGGGGAACATAAAGGACATGATACAGTGTCAGCTACAGCAGAGAGGACTGAGAAACAG AGGCAGCTGGGGATCAGTCAGCAGAAGGTCCATCAGAGagtccaggagagagagaaggaggtgaaggaggtcCAACAAGCTATGGAGTCTCTCAAG CTCTCTGCAAAGACAGCAGTGGAGGACAGTGAGAAGATCTTTACTGAGCTGATCCGCTCCATAGAGAGAAGACGCTCTGAGGTGAAGGAGCTGATCAGAGCCCAAGAGAAGACTCAAATGTGTCAAGCTGAAGGACTCCTGGAGAAACTGAAGCAGGATATAGCTGACCTGAGGAAGAGAAGCACTGAGCTGGAGCAGCTGAAACACACAGAAGATCCCATCCATTTCCTCCAG AGTTATCAGTCTCTCTCCAGTACCAGTGTATCTTCAGATTTACCCAGCATCACTGTCCGTCCTCTTCAGCACTTTGGAGATGTGAGTAGGACTGTCTCTGATCTGAGAGAGAAACTAGAAGACCTCCTTAAAGGAGAATGTACCAAGATCTCCACTACAG TGAATAGAGTGGATGTTTTACTGCCTCCAGagcccaagaccagagaacAGTTCATACAAT ATTCCTGTCAGCTCACACTGGTCCTGAACACAGTACATAGAAAACTCTCTCTGTCtaaaaggaacagaaaggttactGTTACAAACAAAGTCCAACCATATTTTGACCATCCAGACAGATTTActaacagcaggatggttctatgtagagagggtctgactggacgctgttactgggagatGGAGTACAGTGGGTACCAGGTTTATATATCAGTCTCATATAAAGACATCAGCAGGACAGATGATACATTTGGATCCAATGACAACTCCTGGAATTTAACGTGTTATAATGGTGGTTACTCTTTCATACACAATAATGTTAAGACTAAAGTATCAGGTCCTCAGTCCTCCAGAATAGGAGTCTACCTGGATTACAAGGCAGgtactctgtccttctacagcgtctctgacacaatgaccctcctccacagagtccaGACCACATTCACTCAGCCCCTCTATCCTGGGattggtttattttggtttggCACTGCTGAACTGTGTGACCTATAG
- the LOC114828674 gene encoding tripartite motif-containing protein 16-like isoform X1 yields MDQQEVLLDQDQLCCSVCLDLLKEPVTIPCGHSYCLSCIEGYWDQDDLKGVYSCPQCRQTFTPRPILRKNNMLAEVVEKLKTGLQTASPVLCCAGPGDVVCDFCTGTRKQKALMSCLVCLASYCESHLQPHYESSAFKKHKLIKATTQLQEKICSHHDKLLEVFCRTDQQCICLLCSLGEHKGHDTVSATAERTEKQINLDNSLKSDSVQRQLGISQQKVHQRVQEREKEVKEVQQAMESLKLSAKTAVEDSEKIFTELIRSIERRRSEVKELIRAQEKTQMCQAEGLLEKLKQDIADLRKRSTELEQLKHTEDPIHFLQSYQSLSSTSVSSDLPSITVRPLQHFGDVSRTVSDLREKLEDLLKGECTKISTTVNRVDVLLPPEPKTREQFIQYSCQLTLVLNTVHRKLSLSKRNRKVTVTNKVQPYFDHPDRFTNSRMVLCREGLTGRCYWEMEYSGYQVYISVSYKDISRTDDTFGSNDNSWNLTCYNGGYSFIHNNVKTKVSGPQSSRIGVYLDYKAGTLSFYSVSDTMTLLHRVQTTFTQPLYPGIGLFWFGTAELCDL; encoded by the exons ATGGATCAGCAGGAAGTTCTGCTGGACCAAGACcagttgtgttgttctgtctgtctggatctaCTGAAGGAACCAGTCACCATCCCCTGTGGACACAGTTACTGTCTGAGCTGTATTGAGGGCTACTGGGATCAGGATGATCTGAAAGGGGTCTATAGCTGTCCCCAGTGCAGACAGACCTTCACTCCAAGGCCAATTCTGAGGAAAAATAACATGTTGGCTGAAGTGGTGGAGAAACTGAAGACAGGACTCCAGACTGCTTCTCCTGTTCTGTGCTGTGCTGGACCTGGAGACGTGGTGTGTGATTTCTGTACTGGGACCAGAAAACAGAAAGCCCTCatgtcctgtctggtgtgtctggcTTCTTATTGTGAGAGTCACCTCCAACCTCACTACGAATCTTCTGCCTTTAAGAAACACAAGCTGATCAAAGCCACCACACAACTACAGGAGAAGATCTGCTCTCATCATGACAAACTGCTGGAGGTTTTCTGTCGTACTGATCAGCAGTGTATCTGTCTGCTGTGTTCGTTGGGGGAACATAAAGGACATGATACAGTGTCAGCTACAGCAGAGAGGACTGAGAAACAG ATAAATCTTGACAACTCATTGAAGAGTGATTCTGTACAGAGGCAGCTGGGGATCAGTCAGCAGAAGGTCCATCAGAGagtccaggagagagagaaggaggtgaaggaggtcCAACAAGCTATGGAGTCTCTCAAG CTCTCTGCAAAGACAGCAGTGGAGGACAGTGAGAAGATCTTTACTGAGCTGATCCGCTCCATAGAGAGAAGACGCTCTGAGGTGAAGGAGCTGATCAGAGCCCAAGAGAAGACTCAAATGTGTCAAGCTGAAGGACTCCTGGAGAAACTGAAGCAGGATATAGCTGACCTGAGGAAGAGAAGCACTGAGCTGGAGCAGCTGAAACACACAGAAGATCCCATCCATTTCCTCCAG AGTTATCAGTCTCTCTCCAGTACCAGTGTATCTTCAGATTTACCCAGCATCACTGTCCGTCCTCTTCAGCACTTTGGAGATGTGAGTAGGACTGTCTCTGATCTGAGAGAGAAACTAGAAGACCTCCTTAAAGGAGAATGTACCAAGATCTCCACTACAG TGAATAGAGTGGATGTTTTACTGCCTCCAGagcccaagaccagagaacAGTTCATACAAT ATTCCTGTCAGCTCACACTGGTCCTGAACACAGTACATAGAAAACTCTCTCTGTCtaaaaggaacagaaaggttactGTTACAAACAAAGTCCAACCATATTTTGACCATCCAGACAGATTTActaacagcaggatggttctatgtagagagggtctgactggacgctgttactgggagatGGAGTACAGTGGGTACCAGGTTTATATATCAGTCTCATATAAAGACATCAGCAGGACAGATGATACATTTGGATCCAATGACAACTCCTGGAATTTAACGTGTTATAATGGTGGTTACTCTTTCATACACAATAATGTTAAGACTAAAGTATCAGGTCCTCAGTCCTCCAGAATAGGAGTCTACCTGGATTACAAGGCAGgtactctgtccttctacagcgtctctgacacaatgaccctcctccacagagtccaGACCACATTCACTCAGCCCCTCTATCCTGGGattggtttattttggtttggCACTGCTGAACTGTGTGACCTATAG
- the LOC105018650 gene encoding tripartite motif-containing protein 16-like isoform X1 — MAQQGVLLDQNQLCCSVCLDLLKEPVTTACGHSYCRSCIEGCWDQDDLKGVYSCPQCRQTFTTRPTLRKNNMLAEVVEKLKKTGLQTVSPAVCSAEPGDVVCDFCTGTRKQKALMSCLVCLASYCETHLQPHYEVPPLKKHKLIKATKQLQEKICSDHDKLLEVFCRTDQQCICLLCALGEHKGHDTVSATAERTEKQSQLGISQQKVHQRVQEREKEVKEVQQAVESLKLCAQTAVEDSEKIFTELIRSIERRCSELKDLIRAQEKTQVSQAEGLLEKLKQEIAELRKRSTELEQISHIEDHIHFLKSYQSLSSTSVSSDLPSITVRPVQYFGDVSKTVSDLREKLEDVLKGEWTKISTTVNIVDVLLPPEPKTREQFIQYSCQLTLDPNTVHKQLFLSKGNRKVTGTLLVQTYPDHPDRFTNSRMVLCGEGLTECCYWEVEGSGYLVDTAVSYKDISKTDDTFGSNDNSWSLKFSSGGYYFRHNNVETKVSGPQSSRIGVYLDYKAGTLSFYSVSDTMTLLHRVQTTFTQPLYPGLHLHNFNGVAELCEL, encoded by the exons ATGGCTCAGCAAGGAGTTCTGCTGGATCAGAACcagttgtgttgttctgtctgtctggatctaCTGAAGGAGCCAGTCACAACTGCATGTGGACACAGTTACTGTAGGAGTTGTATTGAGGGCTGCTGGGATCAGGATGATCTGAAAGGGGTCTATAGCTGTCCCCAGTGCAGACAGACCTTCACTACAAGGCCAACTCTGAGGAAAAATAACATGTTGGCTGAGGTGGTGGAGAAACTGAAGAAGACAGGACTCCAGACTGTTTCTCCTGCTGTGTGCTCTGCTGAACCTGGAGATGTGGTTTGTGATTTCTGTACAGGGACCAGGAAGCAGAAAGCCCTCatgtcctgtctggtgtgtctggcTTCTTATTGTGAGACTCACCTCCAACCTCACTATGAGGTACCTCCATTAAAGAAACACAAGCTGATCAAAGCCACCAAACAACTACAGGAAAAGATCTGCTCTGATCATGACAAACTGCTGGAGGTTTTCTGTCGTACTGATCAGCAGTGTATCTGTCTGCTATGTGCGTTGGGGGAACATAAAGGCCATGATACAGTGTCAGCTACAGCAGAGAGGACTGAGAAACAG AGTCAGCTGGGGATCAGTCAGCAGAAGGTCCATCAGAGagtccaggagagagagaaggaggtgaaggaggtcCAACAAGCTGTGGAGTCTCTCAAG CTCTGTGCACAGACAGCAGTGGAAGACAGTGAGAAGATCTTTACGGAGCTGATCCGCTCTATAGAGAGAAGATGCTCTGAGTTGAAGGACCTGATCAGAGCCCAAGAGAAGACTCAAGTGAGTCAAGCTGAAGGACTCCTGGAGAAACTGAAGCAGGAGATTGCTGAGCTGAGGAAGAGAAGCACTGAGCTGGAGCAGATCTCACACATAGAGGATCATATCCATTTCCTCAAG AGTTATCAGTCTCTCTCCAGTACCAGTGTATCTTCAGATTTACCCAGCATCACTGTCCGTCCTGTTCAGTACTTTGGAGATGTGAGTAAGACTGTCTCTGATCTGAGAGAGAAACTAGAAGACGTCCTTAAAGGAGAATGGACCAAGATCTCCACTACAG tGAATATAGTGGATGTTTTACTGCCTCCAGagcccaagaccagagaacAGTTCATACAAT ATTCCTGTCagctcacactggacccaaacacagtacACAAACAACTCTTTCTGTCTAAAGGGAACAGAAAGGTTACTGGTACACTCCTAGTCCAAACATATCCTGACCATCCAGACAGATTTActaacagcaggatggttctgtgTGGAGAGGGTCTGACTGAatgctgttactgggaggtggaggggagtgGGTACTTGGTTGATACAGCAGTCTCATATAAAGACATCAGCAAGACAGATGATACATTTGGATCCAATGACAACTCCTGGAGTTTAAAGTTCTCTAGTGGTGGTTATTATTTCAGACACAATAATGTTGAGACTAAAGTATCAGGCCCTCAGTCCTCCAGAATAGGAGTCTACCTGGATTACAAGGCAGgtactctgtccttctacagtgtctctgacacaatgaccctcctccacagagtccaGACCACATTCACTCAGCCCCTCTATCCTGGGTTACATCTACATAATTTCAATGGCGTTGCTGAACTGTGTGAACTATAG
- the LOC105018650 gene encoding tripartite motif-containing protein 16-like isoform X2, with amino-acid sequence MAQQGVLLDQNQLCCSVCLDLLKEPVTTACGHSYCRSCIEGCWDQDDLKGVYSCPQCRQTFTTRPTLRKNNMLAEVVEKLKKTGLQTVSPAVCSAEPGDVVCDFCTGTRKQKALMSCLVCLASYCETHLQPHYEVPPLKKHKLIKATKQLQEKICSDHDKLLEVFCRTDQQCICLLCALGEHKGHDTVSATAERTEKQSQLGISQQKVHQRVQEREKEVKEVQQAVESLKTAVEDSEKIFTELIRSIERRCSELKDLIRAQEKTQVSQAEGLLEKLKQEIAELRKRSTELEQISHIEDHIHFLKSYQSLSSTSVSSDLPSITVRPVQYFGDVSKTVSDLREKLEDVLKGEWTKISTTVNIVDVLLPPEPKTREQFIQYSCQLTLDPNTVHKQLFLSKGNRKVTGTLLVQTYPDHPDRFTNSRMVLCGEGLTECCYWEVEGSGYLVDTAVSYKDISKTDDTFGSNDNSWSLKFSSGGYYFRHNNVETKVSGPQSSRIGVYLDYKAGTLSFYSVSDTMTLLHRVQTTFTQPLYPGLHLHNFNGVAELCEL; translated from the exons ATGGCTCAGCAAGGAGTTCTGCTGGATCAGAACcagttgtgttgttctgtctgtctggatctaCTGAAGGAGCCAGTCACAACTGCATGTGGACACAGTTACTGTAGGAGTTGTATTGAGGGCTGCTGGGATCAGGATGATCTGAAAGGGGTCTATAGCTGTCCCCAGTGCAGACAGACCTTCACTACAAGGCCAACTCTGAGGAAAAATAACATGTTGGCTGAGGTGGTGGAGAAACTGAAGAAGACAGGACTCCAGACTGTTTCTCCTGCTGTGTGCTCTGCTGAACCTGGAGATGTGGTTTGTGATTTCTGTACAGGGACCAGGAAGCAGAAAGCCCTCatgtcctgtctggtgtgtctggcTTCTTATTGTGAGACTCACCTCCAACCTCACTATGAGGTACCTCCATTAAAGAAACACAAGCTGATCAAAGCCACCAAACAACTACAGGAAAAGATCTGCTCTGATCATGACAAACTGCTGGAGGTTTTCTGTCGTACTGATCAGCAGTGTATCTGTCTGCTATGTGCGTTGGGGGAACATAAAGGCCATGATACAGTGTCAGCTACAGCAGAGAGGACTGAGAAACAG AGTCAGCTGGGGATCAGTCAGCAGAAGGTCCATCAGAGagtccaggagagagagaaggaggtgaaggaggtcCAACAAGCTGTGGAGTCTCTCAAG ACAGCAGTGGAAGACAGTGAGAAGATCTTTACGGAGCTGATCCGCTCTATAGAGAGAAGATGCTCTGAGTTGAAGGACCTGATCAGAGCCCAAGAGAAGACTCAAGTGAGTCAAGCTGAAGGACTCCTGGAGAAACTGAAGCAGGAGATTGCTGAGCTGAGGAAGAGAAGCACTGAGCTGGAGCAGATCTCACACATAGAGGATCATATCCATTTCCTCAAG AGTTATCAGTCTCTCTCCAGTACCAGTGTATCTTCAGATTTACCCAGCATCACTGTCCGTCCTGTTCAGTACTTTGGAGATGTGAGTAAGACTGTCTCTGATCTGAGAGAGAAACTAGAAGACGTCCTTAAAGGAGAATGGACCAAGATCTCCACTACAG tGAATATAGTGGATGTTTTACTGCCTCCAGagcccaagaccagagaacAGTTCATACAAT ATTCCTGTCagctcacactggacccaaacacagtacACAAACAACTCTTTCTGTCTAAAGGGAACAGAAAGGTTACTGGTACACTCCTAGTCCAAACATATCCTGACCATCCAGACAGATTTActaacagcaggatggttctgtgTGGAGAGGGTCTGACTGAatgctgttactgggaggtggaggggagtgGGTACTTGGTTGATACAGCAGTCTCATATAAAGACATCAGCAAGACAGATGATACATTTGGATCCAATGACAACTCCTGGAGTTTAAAGTTCTCTAGTGGTGGTTATTATTTCAGACACAATAATGTTGAGACTAAAGTATCAGGCCCTCAGTCCTCCAGAATAGGAGTCTACCTGGATTACAAGGCAGgtactctgtccttctacagtgtctctgacacaatgaccctcctccacagagtccaGACCACATTCACTCAGCCCCTCTATCCTGGGTTACATCTACATAATTTCAATGGCGTTGCTGAACTGTGTGAACTATAG